In Desulfoplanes formicivorans, a genomic segment contains:
- a CDS encoding hydantoinase/oxoprolinase N-terminal domain-containing protein: MTTTSSCIIGVDAGGTYTDAVIMDRATRTVLASVKVPTTHANPGIGIVHGIRQLLAKGTIPVTSIARTVISTTLGTNALVEGKGADVGLFVIGFNQRLDVPAEDMRYIPGGHKAKGIEREPLGLEELYDGIKAMKGHVQAYGISSLMSFADPSHELVAAKALSLLDDKPVFCSHQASTRPGMKERATTALLNAKLLPIMQTFVQGVRTALHELGVQGDVCMVCGDCTEIELDRAIRQSASTFASGPAATAWFGSHIASTDTALVVDMGGTTTDITMVAGGKPVMDTTGMTIGQWQTHVQAVEMFTVGVGGDSLFTPLGIDNNTLGPSRVIPLCQADQYVSPQDVAHLTDAIQQLGPKLKSSLVIVPDPASPPHSPLVAWLRDQGPTTSETILQHMGQGEIALERELGQLLKTRSIVQTGFTPTDALHCLQHIAIGNTDLAMLGARVLGTCLDMDPVTLSNHVLSLARDKIATTILQYVAGREVNQGLSSFLHTNDNPLLEITVRLKPPIIGIGACSRYVLPEVAEQLGTTIVFPDNFDVGNAVGAAWLGLDKGNP; the protein is encoded by the coding sequence ATGACCACCACATCATCCTGCATCATCGGCGTTGACGCTGGCGGAACCTATACGGACGCGGTCATCATGGACCGCGCCACCCGCACGGTTCTGGCAAGCGTCAAGGTGCCCACAACCCATGCCAATCCGGGAATCGGTATTGTGCACGGCATCCGGCAACTCCTTGCAAAGGGAACCATACCCGTTACCAGCATCGCCCGCACGGTCATTTCCACCACCCTGGGCACCAACGCCCTGGTTGAAGGCAAGGGCGCTGACGTGGGCCTTTTCGTCATCGGGTTCAACCAGCGCCTTGATGTCCCTGCCGAGGACATGCGCTACATTCCCGGAGGTCACAAGGCCAAGGGCATTGAACGGGAACCTCTTGGCCTGGAAGAGCTGTACGACGGCATCAAGGCCATGAAAGGCCATGTTCAGGCCTATGGCATCTCTTCGCTGATGAGTTTTGCCGATCCCTCCCACGAACTGGTTGCGGCCAAGGCCCTGTCCCTTCTGGACGACAAGCCCGTGTTCTGTTCCCATCAGGCATCCACCCGTCCGGGTATGAAGGAACGGGCCACCACAGCCCTGCTCAACGCCAAGCTGCTCCCCATCATGCAGACCTTTGTTCAAGGGGTACGAACCGCTTTACACGAACTGGGCGTCCAGGGAGATGTGTGCATGGTTTGCGGCGACTGCACGGAAATCGAGCTGGACAGGGCCATTCGTCAGTCAGCATCCACCTTTGCAAGCGGGCCAGCGGCCACGGCCTGGTTCGGCTCGCACATCGCCTCAACAGACACGGCCCTGGTAGTGGACATGGGCGGGACCACAACGGATATCACCATGGTTGCCGGAGGCAAACCCGTTATGGACACCACCGGCATGACCATTGGCCAATGGCAGACCCATGTGCAGGCAGTGGAAATGTTCACCGTGGGTGTTGGCGGCGACAGCCTGTTCACGCCCCTTGGAATCGACAACAACACCCTAGGCCCTTCACGGGTGATTCCCCTGTGCCAGGCGGACCAGTACGTGTCCCCGCAGGACGTCGCGCATCTCACGGATGCCATCCAACAGCTCGGTCCGAAACTGAAGTCAAGTCTTGTGATTGTTCCCGACCCAGCATCACCTCCCCACTCGCCGCTTGTGGCCTGGCTTAGAGATCAGGGCCCCACAACGTCTGAAACCATCCTGCAACACATGGGTCAGGGAGAAATCGCCCTGGAAAGGGAACTTGGACAACTGCTCAAAACCCGGTCCATTGTTCAGACCGGCTTCACCCCCACCGACGCCCTGCACTGCCTGCAACACATTGCCATCGGCAATACCGATCTTGCCATGCTTGGAGCCCGGGTCCTTGGGACCTGCTTGGACATGGACCCGGTAACCCTGTCAAACCACGTTCTGTCCCTGGCCCGGGACAAGATCGCCACAACCATTCTGCAATATGTTGCCGGCAGGGAAGTCAACCAGGGATTGAGCTCCTTTCTTCACACCAACGACAATCCCCTGCTCGAAATCACCGTCAGGCTCAAACCGCCCATCATCGGCATTGGTGCCTGCTCCCGGTATGTTCTTCCCGAGGTGGCCGAGCAACTCGGGACCACCATTGTCTTTCCGGACAACTTTGATGTGGGCAATGCAGTGGGCGCAGCCTGGCTCGGTCTGGACAAGGGGAACCCCTAG